In the Juglans microcarpa x Juglans regia isolate MS1-56 chromosome 6D, Jm3101_v1.0, whole genome shotgun sequence genome, one interval contains:
- the LOC121235930 gene encoding probable inactive shikimate kinase like 2, chloroplastic: protein MATAVSTALCFLSQNPAKTLHLSLPKLPLTIPKPSVPSITNFSPSFPRLLSSKVVPRKSSNPISCNSASTFPVSTKNYEFSDASSEVELRLQLGAYEIQSPRDIFVDANGTSLTIRVQHHGSPVTLIETNQLFEKIMPAETIWYIDDDQLVINLKKQDPALKWPDIVESWESLTVGSMQLLQGTSIYIVGDSTEINQKVARELAVGLGYTPLSTKELLETYAKQTIDSWVLTEGSDSVAEAESAILESLSSHVRAVIATLGGQQGAARRADKWQHLYAGFTVWLSTTEATDEDSAKEEARRQYLDALAYSKADVVVKLQGWDADLTKSVAQASLSALKQLVLSDKKLPGKKSLYIRLGCRGDWPNIKPPGWDPSAGDDLPQRAL from the exons ATGGCTACTGCTGTTTCCACGGCTCTCTGCTTTCTCTCTCAAAACCCCGCCAAAACCCTGCATTTGTCACTCCCAAAGCTCCCTCTCACCATTCCCAAACCCAGTGTCCCTTCCATCACGAATTTCTCGCCCTCATTTCCTCGCCTCCTATCGAGCAAGGTCGTCCCTCGCAAGAGTTCCAATCCCATCTCCTGCAACAGCGCCTCTACTTTTCCCGTCAGCACCAAGAACTACGAG TTTTCTGATGCTTCTTCTGAGGTCGAACTGAGATTACAACTTGGGGCCTATGAAATTCAAAGTCCCAGAGATATATTTGTGGATGCAAATGGCACCTCTTTGACGATTAGAGTACAGCACCATGGCTCTCCCGTCACACTTATAGAAACTAAtcaactatttgaaaaaataatgccTGCAGAAACAATATG GTACATTGATGATGATCAACTGGTTATAAACTTGAAGAAGCAAGATCCGGCTTTGAAGTGGCCTGACATTGTGGAGTCCTGGGAATCTCTGACAGTGGGTTCAATGCAACTTCTGCAAGGAACATCAATCTACATCGTCGGGGATTCAACTGAAATTAACCAGAAAGTGGCTCGAGAACTCGCAGTTGGTCTTGG GTACACACCACTTAGTACAAAAGAGTTGCTGGAAACATATGCCAAGCAAACCATTGATTCAT GGGTGCTCACTGAGGGCTCTGACTCTGTAGCAGAAGCAGAAAGTGCTATATTGGAGAGTTTAAGTAG TCATGTTCGAGCTGTCATTGCAACGCTAGGAGGGCAGCAGGGAGCTGCTCGAAGGGCTGATAAATGGCAGCATCTTTATGCTGGATTTACTGTGTGGCTGTCCACCACGGAAGCAACTG ATGAAGATTCAGCCAAGGAGGAGGCAAGGAGGCAATATCTAGACGCACTAGCTTACTCAAAGGCAGATGTGGTTGTCAAACTTCAGGGTTGGGACGCTGACCTTACCAAAAGTGTGGCCCAGGCTTCCTTGAGTGCGCTTAAACAGTTGGTTCTCTCTGACAAAAAACTTCCAG GGAAGAAGAGCCTATATATAAGGCTGGGATGTCGTGGTGATTGGCCAAACATCAAGCCTCCTGGTTGGGATCCATCAGCTGGGGATGATCTCCCTCAACGTGCACTATAA